In Lacibacter sp. H375, one DNA window encodes the following:
- a CDS encoding ABC transporter permease, with translation MISSIKKQNSGSNKIERIWLLAKIEFKLRYYENKLGLFWALFKPLMDIFLYYIIFQIVMRQDMPDFASFLFIGLILWNFFLESTSGTIQILKTKKYLYEYSNMNKLEIYVSTILSNVIGFFFNLIMFLLFYHLIQNGNGLAMMNLWLIPLFINLFILSLGVSLILSCTFILAHDITQIWGVVSSFMFFLSPIFFKLITFKETLPGFDYINPISGIVINARNVLMLNKLPDWELFIFNFGYAIFLLLIGILLLNKLGSQAAEKL, from the coding sequence ATGATCAGTTCGATTAAGAAACAAAATTCGGGTTCAAATAAAATTGAACGCATTTGGCTGCTTGCAAAGATTGAATTCAAATTAAGATACTACGAAAATAAGCTGGGGCTTTTTTGGGCATTGTTTAAGCCTCTGATGGATATTTTCTTGTACTATATTATTTTCCAGATAGTAATGAGACAGGATATGCCAGATTTCGCATCCTTCCTGTTTATTGGGCTTATACTTTGGAACTTCTTTTTGGAGTCCACTTCCGGAACCATTCAAATCTTAAAAACCAAAAAGTATTTGTATGAGTACAGCAATATGAACAAACTTGAAATTTACGTTTCAACCATTCTTAGTAATGTTATCGGATTCTTTTTTAATTTGATTATGTTCTTGCTGTTTTACCATTTAATACAAAATGGTAATGGGCTAGCTATGATGAATCTATGGCTAATCCCCTTGTTCATTAATCTATTTATTTTATCTCTTGGTGTATCCCTGATATTGTCTTGCACCTTTATTCTGGCTCATGATATAACACAAATATGGGGAGTTGTATCAAGCTTCATGTTTTTCTTGTCTCCGATTTTCTTTAAACTTATCACTTTCAAAGAAACTCTTCCTGGCTTCGATTACATCAACCCTATTTCTGGAATTGTTATCAACGCAAGAAACGTACTTATGCTCAACAAACTCCCTGATTGGGAACTTTTCATTTTCAATTTCGGTTATGCAATATTTCTATTATTGATAGGCATTCTTTTATTAAACAAATTGGGGTCACAGGCCGCTGAAAAATTATAA
- a CDS encoding FkbM family methyltransferase produces the protein MPAKGFKRYIELFKHIQNPFEYVFHKNERFKRSLIFTTKPNKIKFNVALPLYQVFKEIFLEDVYNIKAVVNQIPQKPVIIDIGANAGFFDVLILSKIKDAKIFAYEPIPRNTQQIKTVLDANPIIKNNVIVHQVAVTGTASGKIDLYIESENDNSVIASIFSDFNSSNAKKISVDTITLTDIFLKNGLTEVDIMKVDCEGSEYDIFYNTDPALIRRAKMLLLEVHDLDDDKNNITAMHKFLEGIGYDVTHEPINNFCHAVEAVLKK, from the coding sequence ATGCCTGCGAAAGGATTTAAACGATACATCGAGTTATTCAAACATATTCAAAACCCTTTTGAATATGTTTTCCATAAAAATGAAAGGTTCAAGCGATCATTGATCTTTACAACAAAGCCGAACAAGATTAAATTTAACGTAGCACTGCCTTTATACCAGGTATTTAAAGAAATATTTCTTGAAGATGTTTACAACATTAAAGCCGTTGTTAATCAAATACCGCAGAAACCAGTGATCATTGATATTGGTGCGAATGCCGGTTTTTTTGATGTGTTGATCCTGTCAAAAATAAAAGATGCAAAAATATTTGCGTATGAACCAATTCCCAGAAATACGCAGCAAATAAAAACGGTACTCGATGCAAACCCAATCATAAAAAATAATGTGATCGTTCACCAGGTGGCCGTAACGGGAACTGCAAGTGGAAAAATTGATCTCTACATTGAATCCGAAAACGATAACAGCGTTATCGCCAGTATTTTTTCAGACTTTAATTCAAGTAATGCAAAAAAAATATCTGTTGATACAATTACATTAACGGATATATTTTTGAAGAATGGACTTACTGAAGTAGATATTATGAAAGTTGATTGCGAAGGAAGTGAATATGATATTTTTTATAACACCGATCCTGCTTTAATTCGTCGTGCAAAAATGTTACTGCTGGAAGTTCATGACCTGGATGATGACAAGAACAATATAACTGCTATGCATAAATTTCTTGAAGGTATTGGCTATGATGTAACACATGAGCCGATTAACAACTTTTGCCATGCAGTTGAAGCTGTCTTGAAAAAATAG
- a CDS encoding O-antigen ligase family protein, translating to MKALVLLDEEGRQLRTVEKLLYALVLLFFSSLFLPLMPVVTNIILGFIVIVSFRFNSLKEKFQLLKAQPYMLLFLLYYLLHLLSFFWSNDKSEATTQLSMRLPILIFPLTIGSLVINSVLKDRIIYAIAIVTTAAALISLGLSFSQYRTTGNSGYLYNDSLTIHFVLQSIYVAMLVNISIVGLIYLLSKRPSFIKIPGLLYLAIFVLFGYHFLLASRSAMIILYGGIFLFAVYYIIKKRKYLEGTTLILGMFIGSFILFKFFPKTVQRFKELTYTNYQYGSTAAESHYDMKLSEEQWNGANTRLALWSCGWEVAKKNLITGVGIGDRIQAVNEVYKARNFTMAIQTKKNVHNSYLDALLTFGVGGLFLFMLTFVVLPLIDVSKRKDMFDLFVVTAFIISMIFEVYLARSIGSMLAGFFFSLIAATKRNT from the coding sequence ATGAAGGCATTGGTATTGTTGGATGAAGAGGGTAGGCAACTACGAACCGTGGAAAAGTTGTTGTATGCTCTCGTGTTACTTTTTTTTAGTAGCCTGTTCCTTCCACTTATGCCGGTTGTTACAAACATCATCCTAGGGTTTATAGTCATCGTTTCATTCCGTTTTAATTCTCTTAAAGAAAAGTTTCAGTTGTTGAAGGCCCAACCATACATGTTGCTTTTTCTTCTTTACTATCTGCTGCATCTTTTAAGTTTTTTCTGGTCGAATGATAAGAGCGAAGCCACAACACAGTTGTCGATGCGGTTGCCTATATTGATATTTCCATTAACAATTGGCAGCCTGGTGATCAATAGTGTCTTAAAAGACCGGATCATTTATGCAATTGCCATTGTTACAACGGCAGCTGCTTTAATAAGTCTGGGGTTATCCTTCTCTCAATACAGAACAACAGGTAACAGCGGTTATTTATATAATGACAGCTTAACTATTCATTTTGTGTTACAGTCCATTTATGTGGCAATGCTTGTGAACATTTCAATTGTTGGGTTGATCTATCTGTTAAGCAAACGGCCATCCTTTATTAAAATACCTGGTCTGTTATACCTGGCTATTTTTGTTTTGTTTGGCTATCATTTTTTATTGGCCAGCCGATCAGCGATGATCATTCTGTATGGTGGGATATTTTTATTTGCTGTTTATTATATTATTAAGAAACGCAAGTACCTGGAAGGAACAACTTTGATACTTGGAATGTTTATTGGTTCATTTATCCTGTTCAAATTTTTTCCAAAGACAGTACAACGATTTAAGGAGTTAACCTACACCAATTATCAGTATGGCAGCACAGCCGCAGAAAGCCACTATGATATGAAGTTGAGCGAAGAACAATGGAATGGAGCCAACACACGTCTTGCTCTTTGGAGTTGCGGATGGGAAGTAGCGAAAAAAAACCTGATCACGGGAGTTGGTATCGGTGATCGTATACAAGCGGTGAACGAAGTGTACAAAGCCAGGAATTTCACCATGGCCATTCAAACAAAAAAGAATGTACACAACAGTTACCTCGATGCCTTACTTACCTTTGGAGTAGGGGGGCTGTTTCTTTTCATGTTGACATTTGTAGTGTTACCACTTATTGATGTGTCAAAACGAAAAGACATGTTCGACCTTTTTGTGGTTACAGCATTTATTATTTCGATGATCTTTGAAGTGTATCTTGCCCGTAGTATTGGCAGTATGCTTGCAGGGTTTTTCTTTTCTTTAATTGCTGCAACAAAAAGAAATACATAG
- a CDS encoding glycosyltransferase family 2 protein — MKITGITIVRNAVLNDFPVVEAISSILPVVDEMIVSIDKGDDDTDGLIRSIKSDKLKIVYSTWDMNLREGGRVYALETDKVKSHVSPDTDWIFYIQADEVIHEKYHPVIRQTAERYKADKRVEGLLFQYLHFYGTYDYVGDSRKWYRHEVRIIRNDPSISSYKDAQGFRKGEVKLNVVPVAAEVYHYGWVKSPEQMRQKQKITARFYHDDKSIEVAPVKADHFDFSQFDSLRKFTGTHPTVMQQRIASKNWDVELDVNQKKFTLKNWLLYWVEKKTGYRLFDFRNFKKIKV, encoded by the coding sequence ATGAAAATTACCGGTATAACCATCGTACGTAATGCAGTGTTGAATGACTTTCCCGTTGTGGAAGCCATCTCTTCTATATTGCCGGTGGTAGATGAAATGATCGTAAGTATTGATAAAGGCGATGATGATACCGATGGACTCATTCGATCTATAAAATCGGATAAGTTGAAGATCGTTTACTCCACCTGGGATATGAACCTGCGTGAAGGCGGAAGGGTATATGCACTTGAAACCGATAAAGTGAAAAGCCATGTGTCACCCGATACCGATTGGATCTTTTATATACAGGCCGATGAAGTAATCCATGAAAAATATCATCCAGTCATCAGGCAAACAGCAGAACGTTACAAAGCTGATAAACGTGTAGAAGGATTGTTATTTCAATACCTGCACTTTTATGGCACTTACGATTATGTGGGTGATAGCCGAAAATGGTACAGACATGAAGTTAGAATTATCCGTAACGATCCTTCTATAAGCTCATATAAAGATGCGCAGGGTTTCAGAAAAGGCGAAGTGAAATTGAATGTAGTACCCGTTGCTGCTGAAGTGTATCATTATGGCTGGGTAAAAAGCCCGGAACAGATGCGGCAGAAACAAAAAATTACTGCAAGGTTTTACCATGATGATAAATCGATTGAGGTTGCACCTGTAAAAGCAGATCATTTTGATTTCAGTCAATTTGATTCGTTGCGGAAATTCACCGGTACCCATCCAACTGTTATGCAACAACGCATCGCCTCAAAAAACTGGGATGTAGAACTTGATGTAAATCAAAAGAAGTTTACGTTGAAGAACTGGCTGTTATACTGGGTTGAAAAAAAGACAGGGTACAGGCTATTTGATTTCAGGAATTTTAAGAAAATAAAAGTATAA
- a CDS encoding glycosyltransferase family 2 protein encodes MNYTLSIVLIAKDEENYLEEFVCYHHLIGVEHFFIYDNESKIPIKEILKNYSDICTFIDYPGTAMQFSAYTHFCKTHGHKTKWAAFTDTDEFVVLRNHANLIDFLHEYKGSDAIGLNWVYFGDNYHENKPVGLVIDNFILCQPGQNNHIKTIAKPDRIESFGNAHFITMKPGSIYTDVKRNRITGPFNDNEVIDIAQINHYFSKSKEECIKKYSRERVDTGTIYPISEETLESWRNSLNQREDPYIKDKYSSLVKEMILKRREK; translated from the coding sequence ATGAATTATACACTAAGTATTGTTTTAATTGCAAAAGATGAAGAAAATTACTTGGAGGAGTTTGTATGCTACCATCATTTGATAGGAGTAGAACATTTTTTTATTTATGATAATGAAAGCAAAATTCCAATAAAAGAAATTCTGAAAAATTATTCAGATATCTGCACCTTCATAGACTATCCTGGCACTGCAATGCAATTCTCGGCCTATACCCATTTTTGTAAAACCCATGGGCACAAAACAAAATGGGCAGCTTTTACTGATACAGATGAATTTGTTGTATTGAGAAATCATGCCAACCTCATTGATTTTCTGCATGAATATAAAGGCTCAGATGCAATTGGTTTAAATTGGGTGTACTTCGGTGACAACTATCATGAAAATAAACCTGTCGGTTTGGTTATAGATAATTTCATTTTATGCCAACCGGGGCAAAATAATCATATTAAGACAATTGCAAAACCCGATAGGATCGAGAGTTTTGGGAATGCTCATTTTATTACAATGAAACCGGGTAGCATTTATACAGACGTGAAAAGAAACAGAATTACAGGCCCGTTTAATGATAATGAAGTAATTGATATTGCTCAGATAAATCATTATTTCTCAAAGTCAAAGGAAGAATGCATAAAAAAATATAGTCGAGAAAGAGTAGATACGGGTACAATATACCCAATATCTGAAGAGACATTAGAATCATGGCGAAATTCATTAAATCAAAGAGAGGATCCATACATAAAGGATAAATATTCATCTCTTGTAAAAGAGATGATCTTGAAAAGAAGGGAAAAATGA
- a CDS encoding rhamnan synthesis F family protein, whose translation MIAVFLHIYYKESIAEIAPLLTPLKRKGVAFYINLTAPLSAADIGELELPNAVVKTSPNLGKDIGGKFLLLQQWLLLGAKEDYLIFLHDKKSPHSPLAHFWKSELFKIIDSTNIEIVLNHFLANSGTGIVCSKSFIRNEHISGNEFNTTNNLRLKTLISKYNLAVNDYSFVAGTMFWCRASSYRDFFIKHSPLSIRATLESGNVDDFQNGTETHSWERLLSWICTSNKKKIYGI comes from the coding sequence ATGATTGCAGTATTCTTACATATATATTATAAGGAAAGCATTGCAGAAATTGCCCCGCTTCTTACACCACTTAAGCGAAAAGGAGTAGCATTCTATATTAATCTCACAGCGCCACTATCTGCTGCTGATATAGGCGAACTGGAACTTCCAAATGCTGTTGTAAAAACATCTCCCAACCTGGGTAAAGACATCGGGGGGAAATTTTTGCTGCTGCAGCAGTGGTTATTATTGGGTGCAAAAGAAGACTATCTAATTTTTCTGCATGACAAAAAAAGCCCTCACTCTCCTTTAGCCCATTTTTGGAAATCAGAACTTTTTAAAATAATAGATAGTACCAATATTGAGATTGTTCTAAATCATTTTTTAGCCAATTCGGGAACAGGCATTGTTTGCTCTAAATCATTTATACGCAATGAACATATTTCCGGCAATGAATTTAACACAACAAATAACCTTCGACTGAAAACCTTGATTTCAAAATACAATCTTGCTGTAAATGACTACTCTTTTGTAGCCGGTACTATGTTTTGGTGCAGGGCGTCATCTTACCGAGATTTTTTCATTAAGCACAGCCCTTTATCAATAAGAGCAACTTTGGAATCAGGAAATGTAGATGACTTTCAAAATGGAACAGAAACACACTCATGGGAACGGCTGTTAAGTTGGATATGTACATCAAATAAGAAGAAGATTTATGGCATTTAG
- a CDS encoding glycosyltransferase family 4 protein, producing MKYPNTGLYYFCKYLSEAILEQKPANQNSPAFYIRPAETGFLPDGTIYYPQKWWHKFYHPIPSNYKVWHGTYQGSNYYPTGRKVKKLLTIHDLNFLYDSSKDAEKKKKYLERTQAMIDRSDKIAVISEFTHQCIREYLDLSNVSVQTIYNGCNTPEDDSVFQKPAFINSDKPYIFSIGTVLRKKNFHVLPCLLVGNDYQLIIAGINQDKSYVDEILAEAKKHGVEDRVLLPGSITENEKWWLLNNMLAMAFPSISEGFGLPVVEAMHFGKPVLLSTHTCLPEIGADAAYYFNSFDAEDMQQTFQNSLQHFHTHPEMVNKIKNRSAFFSWDKAAKQYWQLYEQLLQNK from the coding sequence ATGAAGTACCCCAACACGGGCCTCTATTATTTCTGCAAATATTTAAGCGAAGCAATCCTTGAACAAAAGCCTGCAAACCAGAATTCGCCTGCCTTTTATATACGTCCCGCTGAAACAGGGTTTCTTCCGGATGGTACAATTTACTACCCCCAAAAATGGTGGCATAAATTTTATCACCCTATACCTTCAAACTATAAAGTATGGCATGGCACTTACCAGGGAAGTAATTATTATCCAACCGGCAGAAAAGTAAAAAAACTGTTGACTATACATGACCTGAACTTTTTGTATGATAGCAGCAAGGATGCAGAAAAGAAGAAGAAATATTTAGAAAGAACACAGGCAATGATTGATCGTTCCGATAAAATTGCCGTAATCTCAGAATTTACGCACCAGTGTATTCGTGAATATCTTGATCTTTCAAATGTATCTGTGCAAACAATTTATAACGGGTGCAATACACCGGAGGACGACTCTGTTTTTCAAAAACCCGCTTTTATAAATTCGGACAAGCCTTATATTTTTTCAATTGGCACTGTTTTACGAAAGAAAAACTTTCATGTTTTGCCATGCCTGTTAGTTGGTAATGATTATCAACTCATCATTGCCGGCATTAACCAGGATAAAAGCTATGTTGATGAAATACTTGCAGAAGCAAAAAAGCATGGTGTAGAAGACAGGGTTCTCTTGCCCGGCTCTATAACGGAAAATGAAAAATGGTGGTTGCTGAATAATATGTTAGCAATGGCCTTCCCTTCCATTTCAGAAGGCTTTGGATTACCGGTGGTTGAGGCAATGCATTTTGGCAAACCCGTCTTGTTATCAACACATACTTGTCTTCCTGAAATTGGAGCAGATGCTGCTTATTATTTCAATTCATTTGATGCTGAAGATATGCAGCAGACTTTTCAGAATTCGTTGCAACACTTTCACACACATCCTGAAATGGTTAACAAGATAAAAAACAGGTCAGCTTTTTTTAGTTGGGATAAAGCTGCCAAACAATACTGGCAGTTGTATGAACAGCTGTTGCAGAATAAATAG
- a CDS encoding glycosyltransferase → MTYWLLTTEFPPFYGGGISTYCYHTACMLSQKKHTVSVFVADPSLNVKVENEKRNDYRIIRFNPFLVCHHKELGHQARINYAFALLVEEFLRNEGNPDYVEAQDYLGIGYYVQQFKLLKYPLFENLSIIITIHSPAFIYLEHNEVSTYKYPDYWTCEMEKQSIISADLLISPSEFMATEIKKYLVNLPPIQVIPNPFDYNFPAELPRVKNNSFAFLGKLTRQKGVFHLLQTMESIWNKRKEITLTLIGSTDIVYHPELKTGGELVRRKYKNFIKSKNLIIAGKSTQKQIEALIKGAEAVIIPSIIDNLPYAVLEAMAQGKLVITTTSGGQSEVIRNEIDGFLYNYAIDGSLSQTIKKVQNLNEKEYKTICTNAINRIQTRYSYDTIYSEKINTLQQFQPVPKRNFPFLSQENYVPIEVKDSNEFLSVVIPFFNMSKTIDETIESVLKSTWPKTEVLLVNDGSTQKESLDKIEKYRNHSKIKVIDTENNGLSAARNTGAQFAKGSYLTFLDADDKVAPTYYEKAIRVLKNYNNVFFVGAWTQYFENSTATWPTIHPLPPLLLFHNTMNSSALVYKKESFLYSGLNDSVLKDGLEDYESVLHLVSNGYNGVVMPEILFFYRVRKDSMFRKLNHTKKRSALEYIITVHSEFYSKFAAAIIKLQIQNGPGFYYDNPAIEYKTRFTLHSSGKILKIAKRFAARYPILKKTGLAIYKRLKNN, encoded by the coding sequence TTGACGTATTGGCTACTTACAACAGAATTTCCTCCATTTTACGGAGGCGGTATCAGCACTTATTGCTATCATACCGCTTGTATGCTTTCGCAAAAAAAGCATACAGTTTCCGTTTTTGTAGCTGATCCAAGCCTTAACGTTAAGGTTGAGAACGAAAAAAGAAATGACTATCGCATCATTAGATTTAACCCATTTCTAGTTTGCCATCATAAAGAATTAGGTCATCAGGCAAGAATTAACTATGCCTTTGCTTTGTTAGTTGAGGAGTTTCTTCGAAATGAAGGAAACCCTGATTATGTAGAAGCCCAGGATTATTTAGGAATTGGTTATTATGTGCAACAATTTAAACTTCTAAAGTATCCTCTTTTTGAAAATCTATCAATTATTATAACCATTCATTCTCCCGCATTTATATATCTGGAACACAATGAAGTTTCCACCTACAAATACCCCGACTATTGGACATGTGAGATGGAAAAACAAAGTATTATTTCGGCAGATTTACTCATTTCACCTTCAGAGTTTATGGCTACTGAAATAAAGAAATATCTCGTGAATCTGCCGCCGATTCAAGTTATTCCCAATCCATTTGACTATAATTTTCCTGCCGAATTACCTCGAGTTAAAAATAACTCATTCGCATTTCTGGGTAAATTGACCAGGCAAAAAGGGGTTTTTCATTTGTTGCAAACGATGGAGTCGATCTGGAACAAAAGAAAAGAGATAACTCTTACTTTAATTGGAAGTACAGATATAGTGTACCATCCGGAATTAAAAACTGGCGGCGAACTTGTTAGAAGAAAATACAAAAACTTCATAAAAAGTAAGAATTTAATTATTGCAGGTAAGTCTACACAAAAACAAATAGAAGCCCTAATTAAAGGTGCTGAAGCGGTAATTATTCCAAGTATAATTGATAATCTCCCATACGCTGTATTAGAAGCAATGGCACAAGGAAAGCTTGTAATTACTACTACCAGTGGGGGGCAGTCTGAAGTAATAAGAAATGAGATAGACGGCTTTCTTTACAATTATGCCATTGACGGCTCTTTATCGCAGACCATCAAGAAAGTGCAGAATTTAAATGAAAAGGAGTACAAGACAATCTGTACAAACGCAATAAACAGAATCCAGACAAGGTACTCATACGATACTATCTATAGTGAAAAGATAAACACCCTCCAGCAATTTCAACCTGTACCTAAAAGAAATTTCCCCTTTTTATCTCAGGAAAATTATGTACCGATTGAAGTAAAAGATAGTAACGAGTTTCTCAGCGTTGTGATACCATTTTTCAATATGAGTAAAACAATTGATGAAACAATTGAAAGCGTATTGAAAAGCACCTGGCCAAAAACTGAAGTTCTGCTTGTTAATGACGGCAGTACTCAAAAGGAAAGCCTTGACAAGATCGAAAAATATCGGAACCACTCAAAAATAAAAGTAATTGATACTGAAAACAACGGGCTTTCGGCAGCACGTAATACAGGTGCACAATTTGCCAAAGGTTCTTATCTGACATTTCTTGATGCAGACGATAAAGTTGCTCCAACGTATTATGAAAAAGCAATAAGAGTATTGAAAAATTATAATAATGTTTTTTTTGTTGGCGCATGGACACAATACTTCGAAAACAGCACTGCTACGTGGCCCACCATACATCCGTTACCACCACTACTTTTATTTCATAATACCATGAACAGTAGCGCCTTGGTATACAAAAAAGAAAGCTTTCTCTATTCCGGCCTAAACGATTCTGTATTAAAAGATGGGCTTGAAGACTATGAAAGCGTACTTCACCTTGTATCCAATGGATACAATGGAGTAGTGATGCCGGAAATATTGTTTTTCTACAGAGTAAGGAAAGACTCCATGTTCAGAAAACTAAATCACACTAAAAAAAGAAGCGCTCTTGAATACATCATTACAGTTCACTCTGAATTTTACAGTAAGTTTGCGGCCGCAATAATTAAGTTGCAAATTCAAAATGGGCCAGGGTTCTATTATGACAACCCGGCTATAGAATATAAAACAAGATTTACGCTTCACTCTAGTGGGAAAATATTAAAAATTGCAAAAAGATTTGCCGCCCGCTACCCAATATTAAAAAAAACAGGATTAGCTATATACAAGCGTTTAAAAAACAACTAA
- a CDS encoding ABC transporter ATP-binding protein, with product MENNIAITVRNISKTFHISEDSHNTVKHRLFNLFNPPRTKHIKALKMMSLEIKKGECIGFIGRNGCGKSTLTKLLAGVYKPDTGYVKINGSTMLMNLGVGMSHELTARENVYVSGSVLGLKIKEVDAIFDDIIEFAELKEFVDTKIKFFSSGMVARLSFSIAVKAGADIMFLDEVFAVGDMKFQEKAIKVFESSWIEGKTVVLVSHSMEVIQRYCKRSGYMKNGEMVYFGETEKAIELYMADNQ from the coding sequence ATGGAAAACAATATAGCTATTACTGTACGGAATATCAGTAAAACGTTTCACATATCAGAAGACAGCCATAACACGGTAAAACATCGTTTGTTTAATCTGTTTAATCCGCCAAGAACAAAACATATAAAAGCTTTGAAAATGATGTCACTTGAAATAAAAAAAGGTGAATGCATTGGCTTTATTGGCAGAAATGGGTGCGGAAAATCTACTCTTACAAAACTTTTGGCCGGGGTATACAAACCTGATACGGGTTATGTGAAAATAAACGGTTCAACTATGCTTATGAATCTTGGGGTAGGCATGAGTCACGAATTGACTGCACGTGAAAATGTTTATGTATCAGGATCCGTATTGGGCTTAAAAATAAAGGAAGTTGATGCCATTTTTGATGACATTATTGAGTTTGCAGAACTGAAGGAGTTTGTTGATACAAAGATTAAATTCTTTTCATCCGGTATGGTTGCCAGGCTTAGCTTTTCAATTGCCGTTAAAGCCGGTGCCGACATTATGTTTTTGGATGAAGTGTTTGCTGTAGGCGATATGAAGTTCCAGGAAAAAGCCATCAAAGTTTTTGAAAGCTCATGGATCGAAGGCAAAACAGTTGTGCTCGTTAGCCATAGCATGGAGGTTATACAACGCTATTGTAAACGAAGCGGCTACATGAAAAATGGTGAAATGGTTTACTTCGGCGAAACAGAAAAAGCAATTGAATTATACATGGCCGACAATCAATGA